A part of Streptomyces sp. DSM 40750 genomic DNA contains:
- a CDS encoding phosphotransferase: MHHAPPLGPLLEQYAAGSALTCEPVDEGLLNRGYRLSTTRGRYFLKHHFDPETADPAAIVRQHRATQRLADLGVPVAPPLAGRDGRTVAVVGGHAYALHPWIEGRHRHGGQLTTGQCARLGALLGVVHASLERVMAVHEAVVRVREPVRRRRLIPAQRQARGGTPAKAPAEGHAAIAGAEGSESADPVGTFALIDGLLDRVRRRRPADAFDALARHRLLERRELLERHAQRRPPRGGSVGWVHGDFHPFNVLYRDDVPDVPAAILDWDRLGVQPRAEEAVRAAVIFFVRPVGALDLAKVRSYARAYRRAAGAAPAELAAAVHRVWWERLNDFWMLRWHYERGDTRADPQFPAASALVVWWTREYDAVREAFVE, translated from the coding sequence GTGCATCATGCGCCCCCTCTGGGCCCCCTGCTGGAGCAGTACGCCGCCGGATCCGCCCTGACCTGTGAACCCGTCGACGAGGGGCTGCTCAACCGCGGCTACCGGCTCTCCACCACCCGCGGCCGGTACTTCCTCAAGCACCACTTCGACCCCGAGACCGCCGATCCGGCCGCGATCGTCCGCCAGCACCGGGCCACCCAGCGCCTCGCCGACCTCGGCGTTCCCGTGGCCCCGCCGCTCGCCGGCCGCGACGGACGTACGGTCGCGGTCGTCGGCGGCCACGCCTACGCCCTGCACCCGTGGATCGAGGGGCGCCATCGGCACGGCGGCCAGCTCACCACCGGGCAGTGCGCCCGCCTGGGTGCGCTGCTGGGCGTCGTACACGCGTCTCTGGAGCGGGTGATGGCGGTGCACGAGGCGGTGGTACGGGTGCGGGAGCCGGTGCGTCGGAGACGGCTCATCCCGGCCCAGCGGCAGGCCCGGGGAGGGACGCCCGCCAAGGCCCCCGCCGAAGGCCACGCGGCGATCGCGGGGGCCGAAGGGTCCGAGAGCGCGGATCCCGTCGGCACCTTCGCCCTCATCGACGGCCTGCTAGACCGGGTACGCCGTCGTCGGCCGGCCGACGCCTTCGACGCGCTCGCCCGGCACCGGCTGCTGGAACGGCGGGAGCTGCTGGAGCGGCATGCGCAGCGGCGGCCGCCCAGGGGCGGTTCGGTGGGGTGGGTGCACGGTGACTTCCACCCGTTCAACGTGCTCTACCGGGACGACGTTCCGGACGTGCCCGCCGCGATCCTCGACTGGGACCGGCTCGGCGTGCAGCCGCGCGCGGAGGAGGCGGTCCGAGCGGCGGTGATCTTCTTCGTGCGTCCGGTCGGCGCCCTCGACCTGGCGAAAGTGCGGTCCTACGCGCGCGCGTACCGCCGCGCCGCGGGCGCCGCCCCGGCGGAACTCGCGGCCGCCGTGCACCGTGTGTGGTGGGAGCGGCTCAACGACTTCTGGATGCTGCGCTGGCACTACGAGCGGGGCGACACCCGTGCCGATCCGCAGTTCCCGGCGGCCTCGGCGCTGGTGGTGTGGTGGACGCGGGAGTACGACGCGGTGCGCGAGGCGTTCGTGGAGTGA
- the pdhA gene encoding pyruvate dehydrogenase (acetyl-transferring) E1 component subunit alpha has product MTVESTAARKPRRSAAGKTGTTGSKAAGTTGTRRATAKKPADGRPELVQLLTPEGKRVKNAEYDPFVADITADELRGLYRDMVLTRRFDAEATSLQRQGELGLWASLLGQEAAQIGSGRATREDDYVFPTYREHGVAWCRGVDPTNLLGMFRGVNNGGWDPNSNNFHLYTIVIGSQTLHATGYAMGIAKDGADSAVIAYFGDGASSQGDVAEAFTFSAVYNAPVVFFCQNNQWAISEPTEKQTRVPLYQRAQGFGFPGVRVDGNDVLACLAVTKWALERARQGEGPTLVEAYTYRMGAHTTSDDPTRYRHDDERVAWEAKDPIARLRGYLESETDTNEGFFAELEAESEALGRRVREVVRAMPDPDHFAIFENAYADGHALVDEERAQFAAYQASFADVDEEEGK; this is encoded by the coding sequence GTGACCGTGGAGAGCACTGCCGCGCGCAAGCCGCGACGCAGCGCCGCAGGCAAGACCGGCACCACCGGCAGCAAGGCGGCCGGCACCACCGGTACCAGGCGCGCCACTGCGAAGAAGCCGGCCGACGGCCGGCCCGAACTCGTTCAGCTGCTGACCCCTGAGGGCAAGCGCGTCAAGAACGCCGAGTACGACCCGTTCGTCGCCGACATCACCGCCGACGAGCTGCGTGGTCTGTACCGCGACATGGTGCTGACCCGTCGCTTCGACGCCGAGGCCACCTCCCTGCAGCGCCAGGGCGAGCTGGGCCTGTGGGCCTCGCTGCTCGGCCAGGAGGCCGCCCAGATCGGCTCCGGGCGGGCCACCCGCGAGGACGACTACGTCTTCCCGACCTACCGCGAACACGGCGTCGCCTGGTGCCGCGGCGTCGACCCGACCAATCTGCTCGGCATGTTCCGCGGCGTGAACAACGGCGGCTGGGACCCGAACAGCAACAACTTCCACCTCTACACGATCGTCATCGGCTCCCAGACGCTGCACGCCACGGGCTACGCCATGGGTATCGCCAAGGACGGCGCCGACTCGGCGGTCATCGCCTACTTCGGTGACGGCGCCTCCAGCCAGGGCGACGTCGCCGAGGCGTTCACGTTCTCCGCGGTCTACAACGCGCCGGTCGTCTTCTTCTGCCAGAACAACCAGTGGGCCATCTCGGAGCCCACGGAGAAGCAGACCCGCGTGCCCCTGTACCAGCGCGCCCAGGGCTTCGGCTTCCCGGGCGTCCGCGTCGACGGCAACGACGTCCTCGCCTGTCTCGCGGTCACCAAGTGGGCGCTGGAGCGCGCCCGCCAGGGTGAGGGCCCCACCCTGGTCGAGGCGTACACGTACCGCATGGGCGCCCACACCACCTCCGACGACCCCACCCGCTACCGCCACGACGACGAGCGGGTGGCCTGGGAGGCCAAGGACCCGATTGCGCGTCTGCGCGGTTACCTTGAGTCCGAAACGGACACGAACGAGGGATTCTTCGCGGAACTCGAAGCGGAGAGCGAGGCGTTGGGAAGGCGAGTGCGCGAAGTGGTGCGTGCCATGCCCGACCCGGACCACTTCGCCATCTTCGAGAACGCGTACGCGGACGGACACGCGCTCGTGGACGAGGAGCGCGCCCAGTTCGCCGCGTACCAGGCGTCGTTCGCCGATGTGGACGAAGAGGAGGGCAAGTAG
- a CDS encoding alpha-ketoacid dehydrogenase subunit beta, whose amino-acid sequence MTTQTAAQPAVKSLALAKAINESLRRALEADPKVLVMGEDVGKLGGVFRVTDGLQKDFGEDRVIDTPLAESGIVGTAIGLALRGYRPVVEIQFDGFVFPAYDQIVTQLAKMHARSLGKVKLPVVVRIPYGGGIGAVEHHSESPEALFAHVAGLKVVSPSNASDAYWMMQQAIQSDDPVIFFEPKRRYWDKAEVNPEAIPGPLHKARVVREGTDLTLAAYGPMVKLCQEVADAAAEEGRALEVLDLRSVSPLDFDSIQASVERTRRLIVVHEAPVFFGSGAEIAARITERCFYHLEAPVLRVGGYHAPYPPARLEEEYLPNLDRVLDAVDRSLAY is encoded by the coding sequence ATGACCACGCAGACAGCCGCGCAGCCGGCCGTGAAGAGCCTGGCGCTCGCCAAGGCGATCAACGAATCGCTGCGCAGGGCCCTCGAAGCCGACCCCAAGGTCCTCGTCATGGGCGAGGACGTCGGCAAGCTCGGCGGTGTGTTCCGGGTGACGGACGGCCTCCAGAAGGACTTCGGCGAGGACCGGGTGATCGACACCCCGCTCGCGGAGTCGGGCATCGTCGGCACCGCCATCGGCCTCGCCCTGCGGGGCTACCGCCCGGTGGTCGAAATTCAGTTCGACGGCTTCGTCTTTCCCGCGTACGACCAGATCGTCACCCAGCTCGCCAAGATGCACGCCCGCTCGCTGGGCAAGGTCAAGCTCCCCGTCGTCGTCCGTATCCCCTACGGCGGCGGCATCGGCGCGGTCGAGCACCACTCCGAGTCCCCGGAGGCGCTGTTCGCGCACGTGGCGGGCCTGAAGGTGGTCTCGCCGTCGAACGCGTCGGACGCCTACTGGATGATGCAGCAGGCCATCCAGAGCGACGACCCGGTGATCTTCTTCGAGCCGAAGCGCCGCTACTGGGACAAGGCCGAGGTCAACCCCGAGGCCATCCCCGGCCCGTTGCACAAGGCCCGCGTCGTCCGCGAGGGCACCGACCTCACGCTCGCCGCGTACGGCCCGATGGTGAAGCTCTGCCAGGAGGTCGCCGACGCGGCCGCCGAGGAGGGCAGGGCCCTGGAGGTCCTGGACCTGAGGTCCGTCTCCCCGCTCGACTTCGACTCCATCCAGGCCTCCGTCGAGAGGACCCGCCGACTGATCGTGGTCCATGAGGCGCCGGTGTTCTTCGGCTCGGGCGCGGAGATCGCCGCCCGCATCACCGAGCGGTGCTTCTACCACCTGGAGGCCCCCGTCCTCCGGGTCGGGGGGTACCACGCCCCGTATCCGCCGGCCCGCCTGGAGGAGGAGTACCTGCCGAATCTGGACCGGGTGCTCGACGCCGTCGACCGCTCGCTGGCGTACTGA
- a CDS encoding dihydrolipoamide acetyltransferase family protein: MTTMTDTSLREFKMPDVGEGLTEAEILKWYVQPGDTVTDGQVVCEVETAKAAVELPIPYDGVVRELHFPEGTTVDVGTSIIAVAVAGGGAPATAPAPVSAPAEEAAPAGSAAKPAPAAEPAAKKPEGRKPVLVGYGVAESSTKRRPRKGVPAAAAPAEDTLYAATAIQGIQGELNGHGHAPGGQRPLAKPPVRKLAKDLGVDLATITPSGPDGIITREDVHAAVAPPKAPEPVVEAPTAAAAPAVAPAPVVSYDGARETRIPVKGVRKATAAAMVGSAFTAPHVTEFVTVDVTRTMKLVEELKRSDEFGMRGLRVNPLLLIAKALLVAVKRNPDINASWDEAAQEIVLKHYVNLGIAAATPRGLIVPNIKDAHAKTLPQLAESLGELVSTAKEGRTSPAAMQGGTVTITNVGVFGIDTGTPILNPGESAILAVGSIKLQPWVHKGKVKPRQVTTLALSFDHRLVDGELGSKVLADVAAILEQPKRLITWA, encoded by the coding sequence GTGACGACGATGACAGACACGTCTCTGCGCGAGTTCAAGATGCCCGACGTGGGCGAGGGACTCACCGAGGCCGAGATCCTCAAGTGGTACGTCCAGCCCGGTGACACCGTCACCGACGGCCAGGTCGTCTGCGAGGTCGAGACGGCCAAGGCCGCCGTCGAACTGCCCATCCCGTACGACGGTGTCGTGCGCGAACTGCACTTCCCCGAGGGCACCACGGTCGACGTCGGCACGTCGATCATCGCGGTGGCCGTGGCGGGCGGCGGCGCCCCGGCAACGGCTCCGGCACCGGTTTCGGCTCCGGCCGAGGAGGCCGCGCCCGCCGGGTCCGCGGCGAAGCCCGCGCCCGCGGCGGAGCCGGCGGCCAAGAAGCCCGAGGGCCGCAAGCCGGTCCTCGTCGGTTACGGGGTCGCCGAGTCGTCCACGAAGCGCCGGCCCCGCAAGGGCGTCCCGGCCGCCGCCGCGCCCGCCGAGGACACCTTGTACGCGGCCACCGCGATCCAGGGCATCCAAGGCGAGCTGAACGGGCACGGCCACGCCCCCGGCGGGCAGCGGCCGCTGGCGAAGCCGCCGGTGCGCAAGCTGGCCAAGGACCTCGGCGTGGACCTGGCGACGATCACGCCGTCCGGCCCGGACGGGATCATCACCCGCGAGGACGTCCACGCGGCGGTGGCCCCGCCGAAGGCGCCCGAGCCCGTGGTGGAGGCGCCCACGGCCGCCGCCGCGCCTGCCGTCGCCCCGGCGCCGGTGGTCTCGTACGACGGTGCGCGCGAGACCCGTATCCCGGTCAAGGGTGTCCGGAAGGCGACGGCGGCGGCGATGGTCGGCTCGGCGTTCACCGCGCCGCATGTCACCGAGTTCGTGACCGTCGACGTGACCCGCACGATGAAGCTGGTCGAGGAGCTGAAGCGGTCCGACGAGTTCGGGATGCGGGGGCTGCGGGTGAACCCGCTCCTCCTGATCGCCAAGGCCTTGCTGGTCGCGGTCAAGCGCAACCCGGACATCAACGCCTCCTGGGACGAGGCCGCCCAGGAGATCGTCCTCAAGCACTACGTGAACCTGGGCATCGCGGCCGCCACTCCGCGCGGCCTGATCGTCCCGAACATCAAGGACGCCCACGCCAAGACGCTGCCGCAGCTGGCCGAGTCGCTGGGCGAGCTGGTGTCGACGGCCAAGGAGGGCCGGACCTCCCCGGCCGCCATGCAGGGCGGCACGGTCACCATCACCAACGTCGGCGTCTTCGGCATCGACACCGGCACGCCGATCCTGAACCCGGGCGAGTCCGCGATCCTCGCGGTCGGCTCGATCAAGCTCCAGCCGTGGGTCCACAAGGGCAAGGTGAAGCCCCGACAGGTCACCACGCTGGCGCTGTCCTTCGACCACCGGCTGGTGGACGGGGAATTGGGCTCGAAGGTTCTGGCGGACGTGGCGGCGATTCTGGAGCAGCCGAAGAGGTTGATCACGTGGGCTTGA
- a CDS encoding D-alanyl-D-alanine carboxypeptidase family protein yields MIATGVIGSAPAQAAVAKPTITAKGGFVMNNGTGKSLYTKAADTRRSTGSTTKIMTALVVLSQSNLNLNSKVTVQKAYSDYIVDNNFASNAKLIVGDKVTVRQLLYGLMLPSGCDAAYALADKFGTGSTRAARVKSFISKMNAKAKSLGLKNTRFDSFDGIGKGNNYSTPRDLTKLASAAMKNSTFKTVVKTKSYTAKTITKSGATRTMSPWTNTNPLLGSYSGTIGVKTGSGPESKFCLVFAATRNGKTVIGTVLASSTIDNRAVDAKKLLNYSWKV; encoded by the coding sequence ATGATCGCGACCGGGGTCATCGGCTCCGCTCCCGCGCAGGCCGCCGTCGCGAAGCCCACGATCACCGCCAAGGGCGGGTTCGTGATGAACAACGGCACCGGCAAGAGCCTGTACACCAAGGCCGCCGACACCAGGCGCTCCACCGGCTCGACGACCAAGATCATGACGGCGCTGGTAGTGCTCAGCCAGTCGAACCTGAACCTGAACAGCAAGGTCACGGTCCAGAAGGCGTACAGCGACTACATCGTCGACAACAATTTCGCTTCCAATGCCAAGCTGATCGTCGGCGACAAGGTGACCGTCCGTCAGCTGCTGTACGGGCTGATGCTGCCGTCCGGCTGCGACGCCGCCTACGCGCTGGCCGACAAGTTCGGCACCGGCTCGACCCGCGCGGCCCGCGTGAAGTCCTTCATCTCCAAGATGAACGCCAAGGCCAAGAGCCTCGGCCTGAAGAACACGCGCTTCGACTCCTTCGACGGCATCGGCAAGGGCAACAACTACTCGACGCCGCGCGACCTGACGAAGCTCGCCAGCGCCGCGATGAAGAACTCCACGTTCAAGACGGTCGTGAAGACGAAGTCGTACACGGCCAAGACGATCACGAAGTCCGGCGCCACCCGCACGATGTCGCCGTGGACGAACACCAACCCGCTGCTGGGCTCCTACAGCGGCACCATCGGCGTGAAGACCGGTTCGGGCCCCGAGTCCAAGTTCTGCCTGGTCTTCGCAGCCACCCGCAACGGCAAGACGGTCATCGGCACCGTCCTCGCCTCCTCCACGATCGACAACCGCGCGGTGGACGCCAAGAAGCTCCTGAACTACAGCTGGAAGGTCTGA
- a CDS encoding GntR family transcriptional regulator, translated as MPSAPAPAVKQPPAADRVYAHVKQGVLERHYEGGTLLTEGELAEAVGVSRTPVREALLRLEVEGLIKLYPKKGALVLPVSAQEIADVVETRQLVEEHAVRKTVPASPQLIERLESLLEQQKAQAAAGDLAGAAVTDRCFHAEIVRSGGNEILSRLYDQLRDRQLRMGVAVMHAHPDRITKTLTEHEEILQALRAGDAEAAVDLVHRHVSWFSNLARGEVR; from the coding sequence ATGCCCTCCGCCCCAGCCCCCGCCGTGAAGCAGCCGCCCGCCGCCGACCGTGTCTACGCCCACGTCAAACAGGGTGTGCTGGAACGTCATTACGAGGGTGGCACGCTGCTCACCGAGGGCGAGCTGGCCGAGGCGGTCGGGGTGTCCCGGACGCCGGTGCGGGAAGCGCTGCTGCGGCTCGAGGTCGAGGGACTGATCAAGCTCTACCCGAAAAAGGGCGCGTTGGTGCTGCCCGTCTCCGCGCAGGAGATCGCCGATGTCGTCGAGACCCGGCAGCTGGTCGAGGAGCACGCGGTCCGCAAGACGGTGCCGGCCTCGCCGCAGCTGATCGAGCGACTGGAGAGCCTCCTGGAGCAGCAGAAGGCGCAGGCCGCCGCCGGGGATCTGGCGGGCGCCGCGGTGACCGACCGCTGCTTCCACGCCGAGATCGTCCGCAGCGGCGGCAACGAGATCCTCTCCCGCCTCTACGACCAGCTCCGCGACCGGCAACTGCGCATGGGCGTCGCCGTGATGCACGCCCACCCCGACCGCATCACCAAGACGCTCACCGAGCACGAGGAGATCCTCCAGGCGCTGCGCGCGGGCGACGCGGAGGCGGCCGTGGACCTCGTGCACCGGCATGTCAGCTGGTTCTCCAACCTGGCGAGGGGGGAGGTCCGTTGA
- a CDS encoding MFS transporter — protein sequence MSPAISSSAGSLPGDPPGGRRALAVWGVGASVYFVAVIFRTSLGVAGLDAADRFHVGASALSTFSILQLLVYAGMQIPVGLLVDRLGTKKVLTLGVLLFTAGQIGFALSPSYGTALASRALLGCGDAMTFISVLRLGSRWFPARRGPLVAQMAGLVGMAGNLVSTLLLARLLHGVGWTAAFAGSSVAGLVVLVLTLLFLKDHPEGHEPEPFPHHGAAYVRRQIAASWREPGTRLGLWVHFTTQFPAMVFLLLWGLPFLVEAQGLSRGTAGELLTLVVLSNMVVGLVYGQIVARHHAARLPLALGTVLATAAVWATTLLYPGEHAPMWLLIVLCSVLGACGPASMLGFDFARPANPPERQGTASGITNMGGFVASMTTLFAVGVLLDLTGDDYRVAFSAVFVLQALGLSQILRLRGRAARRERERLVASRVETVHVPA from the coding sequence TTGAGCCCCGCCATATCCTCGTCCGCCGGGTCCCTGCCCGGGGACCCGCCCGGCGGCCGCCGCGCCCTCGCCGTCTGGGGTGTGGGCGCCTCCGTCTACTTCGTCGCCGTCATCTTCCGTACGTCGCTGGGGGTGGCCGGCCTCGACGCGGCCGACCGCTTCCATGTGGGCGCCTCCGCCCTGTCGACCTTCTCGATACTCCAGCTCCTGGTCTACGCGGGCATGCAGATACCCGTCGGCCTGCTGGTCGACCGGCTCGGCACCAAGAAGGTGCTGACCCTGGGCGTTCTGCTGTTCACGGCCGGCCAGATCGGCTTCGCGCTGTCGCCGTCGTACGGCACGGCGCTGGCCTCCCGGGCGCTGCTGGGCTGCGGCGACGCGATGACGTTCATCAGCGTGCTGCGGCTGGGCAGCCGCTGGTTCCCGGCCCGGCGCGGACCGCTCGTCGCGCAGATGGCGGGCCTGGTCGGCATGGCGGGCAACCTGGTCTCGACGCTGCTGCTGGCCCGGCTGCTGCACGGGGTGGGCTGGACGGCGGCGTTCGCGGGCAGCTCGGTCGCCGGGCTCGTCGTCCTCGTCCTGACCCTGCTGTTCCTGAAGGACCACCCCGAGGGGCACGAGCCGGAGCCGTTCCCGCACCACGGGGCGGCTTACGTCCGGCGCCAGATCGCGGCGTCCTGGCGGGAGCCCGGCACCCGGCTCGGGCTGTGGGTGCACTTCACCACCCAGTTCCCGGCGATGGTGTTCCTGCTGCTGTGGGGGCTGCCGTTCCTCGTCGAGGCACAGGGGCTGAGCCGGGGCACCGCCGGTGAACTGCTGACCCTCGTCGTCCTCTCCAACATGGTCGTCGGACTGGTGTACGGCCAGATCGTCGCCCGGCACCACGCGGCGCGGCTTCCGCTGGCGCTCGGCACGGTCCTCGCCACGGCGGCGGTCTGGGCGACCACGCTGCTGTACCCCGGCGAGCACGCGCCGATGTGGCTTCTGATCGTCCTGTGCTCGGTCCTGGGCGCCTGCGGTCCGGCCTCGATGCTCGGCTTCGACTTCGCCCGCCCGGCGAACCCGCCGGAGCGGCAGGGCACCGCCTCCGGGATCACCAACATGGGCGGTTTCGTCGCCTCCATGACGACCCTGTTCGCGGTCGGCGTCCTCTTGGACCTGACCGGCGACGACTACCGCGTCGCCTTCTCCGCCGTCTTCGTCCTCCAGGCACTGGGCCTCAGCCAGATCCTCCGCCTCCGCGGCCGCGCGGCCCGCCGTGAGCGGGAACGCCTGGTGGCGAGCCGGGTGGAGACGGTGCACGTACCGGCCTGA
- a CDS encoding maleylpyruvate isomerase family mycothiol-dependent enzyme, whose protein sequence is MSLHPTLQPYADAWTHSVDAISELVTPLVEGEWNRRTPCPGWSVRDVVSHVIGLDCEMLGDPRPIHTLPRDLYHVRTEHQRYMEMQVDARRHHTAPEMTSELEYTIIRRNRQLRNESRDPGHKVRGPLSTEQTLEQAMRNRAFDVWVHEQDLRAALGQPGNLDSPGAYVVRDELLSVLPKVVAEDAQAPRSSAVVFDVHGPVEFLRTVRVDMQGRGTLETTPALGPAATLTLDWETYVRLACGRVTADVVADRIKGEGDPHLIAAILRAFAVTV, encoded by the coding sequence GTGAGTCTGCATCCCACTCTTCAGCCCTACGCCGACGCCTGGACCCACTCCGTGGATGCGATATCCGAGCTGGTGACGCCGCTCGTGGAGGGCGAGTGGAACCGGCGGACGCCATGCCCCGGCTGGTCGGTGCGCGATGTGGTCTCCCATGTCATCGGCCTGGACTGCGAGATGCTCGGCGACCCACGGCCGATCCACACCCTGCCGCGCGACCTGTACCACGTGCGGACCGAGCACCAGCGGTACATGGAGATGCAGGTCGACGCCCGCCGTCACCACACCGCCCCGGAGATGACCTCCGAGCTGGAGTACACGATCATCCGGCGCAACCGCCAGCTGCGGAACGAGTCGCGGGACCCGGGTCACAAGGTGCGTGGCCCGCTGAGCACGGAGCAGACCCTCGAACAGGCCATGCGGAACCGCGCGTTCGACGTGTGGGTCCACGAGCAGGACCTGCGCGCCGCGCTGGGCCAGCCGGGGAATCTGGACTCGCCGGGCGCGTACGTCGTCCGTGACGAGCTGCTCTCCGTACTGCCGAAGGTCGTCGCCGAGGACGCGCAGGCGCCGCGCAGTTCGGCCGTCGTCTTCGACGTGCACGGCCCGGTGGAGTTCCTCCGTACCGTCCGTGTCGACATGCAGGGCCGCGGCACCCTGGAGACCACCCCCGCCCTCGGCCCCGCCGCCACCCTCACCCTCGACTGGGAGACCTACGTCCGGCTGGCCTGCGGCCGCGTGACCGCCGACGTCGTCGCCGACCGGATCAAGGGCGAGGGCGATCCCCACCTGATCGCCGCGATCCTGCGGGCGTTCGCGGTGACCGTGTAG
- a CDS encoding carbon-nitrogen family hydrolase: protein MRASLIQISVDEDESVDSRRRRVASLVRDQAGADLVVLPELWTAGAFAFESFAATAEPLKGPTYEAMAKAASDAGVWLHAGSIPERADSDSGSAAGDGPLYNTSLVFSPSGDLAAAYRKIHRFGFDKGEAVLMGAGSELVTLRLPETTLGVATCYDLRFPELFRGLVDAGAETFVIPAGWPERRRAHWTLLAQARAVENQAYVLACGTAGTHAGVPQAGHSIVVDPWGEVLAEAGSDEEILTVDFDPTKVATTREQFPALKDRTLGLEPPRR, encoded by the coding sequence GTGCGCGCCTCGCTCATCCAGATCAGCGTAGACGAGGATGAATCGGTCGATTCGCGCAGGCGGCGCGTGGCGTCGCTGGTGCGGGACCAGGCCGGTGCCGATCTCGTCGTCCTCCCTGAGCTCTGGACCGCGGGCGCCTTCGCGTTCGAATCCTTCGCCGCGACGGCCGAGCCGCTGAAAGGGCCGACGTACGAGGCGATGGCCAAGGCGGCGAGCGACGCGGGCGTCTGGCTGCATGCGGGCTCGATCCCCGAGCGTGCCGATTCCGACAGCGGCTCCGCCGCGGGTGACGGACCCCTTTACAACACCTCCCTCGTTTTCTCACCCTCGGGCGACCTCGCCGCCGCCTACCGCAAGATCCACCGCTTCGGCTTCGACAAGGGCGAGGCGGTGTTGATGGGCGCGGGCTCGGAACTCGTGACGCTCCGCCTCCCCGAGACGACCCTCGGCGTCGCCACCTGCTACGACCTCCGCTTCCCCGAACTCTTCCGCGGCCTCGTCGACGCCGGCGCCGAGACCTTCGTCATCCCGGCCGGCTGGCCCGAACGCCGCCGTGCCCACTGGACGCTGCTGGCCCAGGCGCGGGCGGTCGAGAACCAGGCGTACGTCCTCGCCTGCGGAACCGCCGGTACGCACGCGGGAGTTCCCCAGGCAGGTCACTCGATCGTGGTCGATCCCTGGGGCGAGGTCCTGGCCGAGGCGGGCTCCGACGAGGAGATCCTCACGGTCGACTTCGACCCGACGAAGGTCGCGACGACGCGGGAGCAGTTCCCGGCGCTGAAGGACCGGACGTTGGGTCTTGAGCCGCCGCGCCGCTGA